CGCCCACCTACGAGGCGCGCGCCGGCCTCCCCCTGAGGGTGGAGGAGCGGTCCCTGGGGTGCCTGTGGCTGTCCTTCCCGGACAAGCGGCGCTTCCCGCCCGAGGAGCGGGACTTCCTCGTCGCCCTGGCGCAGCTGTGCGCCCAGGCGCTCTCTCGCGCGTCCAGGGCTCCCGCGTAGGGCTCGCGCGGGGGGCCGGGCTCAGTGCCGGTGCCGGGGCAGCCGCACCGTGAAGGTGGTGCCGTCGTCCCCGGTGGAGCGCACGTCGAGCGTGCCGCCGTGGCCAAGGACGATCTGCCGGGTGATGAAGAGGCCCAGGCCCAGGCTGCCCCGGCCCGTTCCGGCCTCCGGCCCCTGCCGGTAGGGCTCGAAGAGGGTGGGGAGCAGCTCGGCGGGGATGGGCGCGCCCTCGTTGTGCACCTCGAGGCAGACGCCCGGACCCTCGCTCCAGGTGGACACCCGCACGGGCGTGCTCGCGGGGCTGTGCTGGAGGGCGTTGCCCACCAGGTTGGTGACGACCTGGGCCAGGCGGCCCTCGTCCCATTCACCCTGGCCGTCGCCGCGGGCGTGGAAGTCGATGTGCCGCTCGGGGTGGGCCCCCTGCACCTCGTCCACCACGCGGTGCACGTGCTCGTGGAAGTCCAGCGGCCGACGGTGGATGGGGATGCCTCCCACGCGCGCCTGGGTGAAGTCGAGCAGGTCGCGGATCATCCCGCTGGCCCGGTCCGCCGCCGCGTAGATGCGGCGGATGGCCTTCGCGGTGCGCTCGTCCACGTCCTCGCGCTTGAGCAGGGTGGCGGCCGACAGGGTGATGGCGTTGAGGGGGTTGCGCAGGTCATGGCTGACGATGGCCACCACGTCCTCGCGCACCCGGGCGGCCTCCTGGGCCTCCTGGTAGAGGCGCGCGTTGTCGATGGCCACGGCGGCGCGGTCCGACAGGCCCTTGGCCACCTCCAGGTCCGCCGCCATCGTCGTGGCCCGGGAGCGCAGCCAGGCGAAGCAGATGACGCCGAGCTTGCGGCCCCGGGCCACCAGGGGCACGACGACCACGGACTTCGGTCCGATCTCCTCCAGGAGGGCCCGGTGCTCCGCGTTCACCGCGACGGAGTCCAGCCACTCGGGGGTGACGAGGGGCACGGCCTGCGCCTTCCCGCGCTCCAGGACGCGGATGAGCGGGCCATGGTTCGCCACGGGGGGCGCGTAGGCCATCGTCTGGAGGATGAGCTGATGGATTCTCTGCTCCTGCGTGGCCACCTCCAACCGGTGCAGCTGCCCGTCCTCCCCGAGCAGGTCCACGATGCAGTAGTCGCACAGGCGCGACACGGCCAGCGAGGCGAGCTTCTTCAGGGTGGTGGCGACATCGAGCGACTGGGACAGCAGCGTGCCCGCCTCGACGAAGAGGGCCTGGGCCTCCATGGCGCGCTTGCGCGCGGAGATGTCGCGCACCAGCCCCGTGAAGAAGCGGCCCTGGGGAAGGCGCGTCTCGCTGACGGCGAGCTCCAGGGGAAAGACGCTCCCGTCCTTGCGCCGGCCCCGCACCTCGCGCCCGATGCCAATCACCTTGCGCACGCCCGTGCGCAGGTAGTTGGTCATGTAGTCGTCGTGCTCGCTCCGGTAGGGCTCGGGCATCAGGATGCTGATGTTGCGGCCGATGAGCTCCTCGGGGGCGTAGCCGAAGATATGCACCGTGGCCGGGTTGAGGTTCTGGATGATGCCCCGCTCGTCGATGGTGATGATGCCGTTCACCGCCGTCTCCAGGATGGCCTGGAGCCGCTGGGTCGTCTCGCGCAGGGCCTGCTCGCCCTGCTTGCGCTTGGAGATGTCGCGGGTGACGTCGGAGAAGCCGCGCAGCACGCCGTGCTCGTCGCGCAGGGCGGTGATGACGGCGTCGGCCCAGAAGCGCCCGCCGTCCTTGCGCACGCGCAGCCCCTCCGCCCGGCAGTGGCCCCGCTCCGCCGCGACCTGGATGCACCTGTCGGGGTCCCCCGCGGCCACGTCCTCGGGCGTGTAGAAGACGGAGACATGCCGGCCGAGCACCTCCCGCGCCTCGTAGCCGTTGATGCGCTCGGCGCCCGCGTTCCAGCTGACCACCCGGCCCTCCGGGTCGAGCATGATGATGGCGTAGTCCTCCACCTCCTCCACCAGCAGGCGGAAGCGCTCCTCGCTCACGCGTTGGGCCTCCTCGGCGCGCTTGCGGTCCGTGATGTCCAGCACCGAGGAGCCCAGCAGGAGGAGCTCCCCGGCCGCGTTGTGCACCGGGTAGTGGCTGACGAGCCAGTGGCGCACCTCCCCGCCCGTGCCGGCGGTGATGCCGGAGAGCTCCACGCCGATCTCCGGCTCCCCCGTCTCCAGCACCCGCTGGTAGATGGGCTCCAGGTAGGCGGCGAGCTCCGGGATGACCTCGCGCAGGTGGCGGCCCACGGTGCCCTCGAGGGGGATGCCGTTGATGTCCGCCAGCATCTGGTTGATGCGCACGTAGCGCAGGTTCCGGTCGAGGAAGGCCAGGCCCACCGGGGCGGTGGTGAGGAGCGTGTCCAGCAGGGCCAGGGCCTCCTCCGCCTGCTGGCGGGCGTGCTTCTCCCAGGACAGGAGCGCGGCGTGCGCGGCCTGGGCCTGCTGGCACTCGGTGAGCTCCAGGGAGAGGGCCCCGCGCGTGGGCGGCGGGTGCGCGTCGTGCTGGCGGAGGGACTCGGCCACGCCCTCGGCGATGCGGGTGGTGATGAAGTCGCCGAGGGCGCGCACCTCGCCGAGGGTGAGGTGCTCGCCCGTCTCCTCCACCAGGTCGAGGATGCACCCGTGCAGCACCTGGTACTCGCGCACCAGCGCCTGCACGTCGAAGTCGTCGCGCGGGCGCTGGCCGCCGGGCTGCCGGACTCCGGGGCTCCTTCCTCCGGCGGTGTGCCGGCGCAGCGCCACGGACAGCTCCCGCAGGGTGTCGCCGATGTGGTCCTCCAGCTCGGCCCGGGTGGGGACGCCGGGCGCGAGCCCCTCGCGCAGCCGCGCGAGCCAGCGTTGGACGAGCTCCTCGTGCCGGGCCAGGAGCAGGTCCGCCAGCGCGAGCCGTGAGCGCTCCGGGGGTTGCGGTTCGATGCTCACGGCCGCTTTCCCTCGGTGGGGGACCGCGGCGGCAGCTCCACGGTGAAGGTGGCGCCCGCTCCGGGGGTGCTCTCGACGTGCACCGTGCCACCCTGGACCTCGACGAACCGCCGGGTCATGTAGAGGCCCAGGCCCAGTCCGCCATAGTGGCGCTCGGACACCGCGCGCTCGTAGCGGTCGAAGATGCGTGGCACGTCCTCCGGGGCGATGCCGATGCCCTCGTCCCGCACCGTCATCCGCGCCCGGCCCTCCACCCACGACACCCGGAGGTGCACGGGCCTGCCGGCGCCGTACTTCAGGGCGTTGCTCAGCAGGTGGAACAGCACCTGCTCCAGGAGCCTCCGGTCCCACAGGCCCGGCACCTCGCCCTCGGTCTCCACCTGCAACGCGCAGCCGGCCCGTGCCGCCTCGCCGGCGAGCCGGTCCGCCACCCCGCGCGCCAACGTGCTCAGCTCCACGCGCTCCACCCGCGGCTCGAGCCGGTCCTCGTCCAGGTGGCTCACATCCAGCAGGCCGTCCACCAGCTCCGAGAGCCGCTTTACCTGCCGGCGCATCGCGTCGAGCTGGTCGAGCGTCCGGCGGGCCAGCCGCGCGCCAGACTCGGCCTGGAGATCTCTCCAGAGGGACTGCAACCGCAGCGTGAGGGTGGTGAGGGGCGTGCGTAGCTCGTGGGCGGCCACGGTGAGGAACTCGTCCCGGGCGCGCACGGCCTGCCGCAGATCCTCGAGGAGCCGCTCACGCTCTTCCCGTGCCCGCTGGCTGGCGGAGATGTCGGTATTGGTGCCCACCCACTCGCGCAGCGAGCCATCGGCGTTGAAGACGGGGGTTCCTCGCGCGAGGATGGGGGTGTAGCTCCCATCGGGCCGCCGCACCCGGTACTCCACCACGTAGGGCTTCCGCTGGGCCACGGCCTCGAGCCAGGCCTTGCGTACCTGGGGGCGATCCTCCGGATGGACGGCCTGGAACCATCCGATGCCCAACCACTGCTCCAACGTCTGGCCGGTGAAGGCCCGCCAGCTGGGGCTGTCCTCCACCACCAAGCCCTCGGCATCCGCCGTCCACACCACCTGGGCGGTGGATAGCACCAGCGAGCGGAAGCGCGACTCGCTCAGCTGGAGCGCCCGCTCGGTGCGCCACCACCGGGTGACGTCCTGGACGGTGGTACCCAGGCCGATGATGTCCCCGGCGCCGTCCCTCACGGGGTAGTAGTTGACGAGGTAGTGGTGCTCCTCGTCGTGGGTGGCGGGGGTGCGGACCTCGAGGAGAGTGTCGACGAGCGGCTGGCCCGTGGACAACACGTGCCTGAGCGCCCCCACCAGCTCCGGGGGCAGGTCCGGGATCAGCTCGGGAATGCTCCTGCCGATGTGGTCCTCGGCGGGCAGGCCGTTGATGTCGGCCAGGGTCTTGTTGATGCGCACGTAGCGCAGGTCTTCATCCAGGAAGGCAATGCCGATGGGGGCCGCCCACAGGGAGGCGAACTGCGAGCAGGCGAGCGCATCCCATCCCCCCCAGGGAGACACCTCGGTGGCGCCAGTGGCGGTCGTGTCCGGTTTCATGAGGCCTGTCCGCGCTTGCCCGTCCATGCGTGAAGCCGCCCCGGCCGCGAGACAAGACCGCGGGACGGAAGTGGAGTCCTTTAGGGGACATATGCAGGGAGGGTTCGAGTGGCATGGGCGGCCCCGCCGCACTCGCGCGAGAAGCAGGGGGCCGGGCGAGTCCCCGCAAGAGGGGTAGCGCACCGGTTGATCGCTACTGGACTGAATATCCTTCTGGATTCCGCTTGTAAGAACTCCGGCCGGGACACGGACCCCCTGGATAAGTGTTGAAGATGACAGAGGGGCGAGTTGGCATGCTTCGTGCTCAAAGCAGGCCCGGAATGCGTAGACCCGAGAGCCTGGACAAGTACACCGTGGAAGTCAGCCCCGCCGCCTGGCGGCAGCTGTCCCACCTGCCGTTGGAGACATACCAGCGCATCCGCGAGGAGCTGGATGCGACCGCGGCCCGGTTGAGACCGGCGACTCCCGTGCCCTTGCCGCAGAAGCTCGTCAGGACGGTCGAGACGCGCTCCATCCTGGTGGATGGGCATGTCGCGCTCTTCGAGGTGGACCCGGATCGCAGGCGCCTCACGCTCAGGGAGATCGCCCGCCGCATTCCGTGAGGAGCCCCCGTGACCGGGCGGGTTACAGGGAAACCCGCCAGGGCACTCCGGCCGGGCACTTCGCACCGCCAACCCCGCGAAAACAGGAGGAAATGTACCTCGGCACGCGTTGTGCTCCGGACACTCGCGTCCTCATTCCGGGAGAGATCCACCCATGACGAAGAGCCTGCTGGGAGCCCTTGCCTCCCTGACCCTGATCGCCGCCGCCCCGGTCGACAAGAACGGAGTGCGCACCGTGGAGCTCACGGTGACCGCCAAGGGCTTCGAGCCCGCGAACGTGAAGGTGAAGGCGGGGCAGCCGGTCCGCCTCGTGGTGACGCGCAAGACGGACAAGACGTGCGCCACGGAGATCATCCTGGACGACCTGGGCATCAACCAGCCGCTGCCCCTGGACACGCCGGTGACGGTGGAGTTCACCCCCAGCGAGTCGGGCACGCTGCGCTACGCCTGCGCGATGAACCACATCGGTGGGGTCGTCACCATCCAGTAACCGCTAGCGCGGCTTGAAGTCGTCGGAGCGGATGCTGTAGCGCTTGAGCAGGCGGTGCAGGCTCTCTCGCTCGATGCCAGCGTGCTCGGCGGCACGGGTGACGTTGCCCTCGAAGTCACGCATCAGTGCCGTGAGGTACTCGCGCGAGAAGCGATCCCTGGCCAGGTCGAGCGCGTCCCGGTAGGGCAACTGCTTCGCCGCCGCACCCGGCAGGGCGCCTTCCTGCCGCTCTCGCACCTCGGGCGGCAGGTCGCGCTCCGTCACGTGGGGGCCGGTGGCCACCGCCACCGCGCGCATGAGGGCGTTCTCCAGCTCACGCACGTTCCCCGGCCACGGGTAGCCCATGAGGGCGCGCAGGGCCTCCGGGGTGATGCCCTCCAGCGGGCGCCCCATCGTCTTGCAGTGCTTGTCGAGCAGGTGGGCCGCCAGCAGGGGGATGTCCTCCTTGCGCTCGCGCAGGGGCGGCAGCTGGACCGGGAAGACATTGAGCCGGTAGAAGAGATCCTCCCGGAAGCGCCCCTGGGCCGCCGCGGCACGCAGGTCACGGTGGGTGGCCGCCACCACCCGCACGTCCACCTGCACGGGCCGTGTCTCCCCCACGCGCCGGACCTCCCGCTCTTGCAGCACACGCAGGAGCTTCACCTGCGCGTTCAGCGGCAGGTCACCCACTTCATCCAGGAAGATCGTTCCGCCGTTGGCTTCCTCGAAGAGGCCCGCCTTGGCCTGGACCGCGCCGGTGAAGGCTCCCTTTCCGTGGCCGAACAGCTCGCTCTCCACGAGCTCCGTCGGCAGTGCGCCACAGTTGACGGGCACGAAGGGGCGCTCGCGCCGGGCGCTGTTGAGGTGGACGGCCCGCGCCGCCAGCTCCTTGCCCGTGCCCGTCTCGCCCGTCAGCAGCACGGTGATGTCCAGGCGCGCCGCCTGCTCGATGAGCCGATGCGCCTCCTGCATCGCCGCGCTGTGGCCCACGGCCCCGGTGAAGGAGAAGTCCGGGCTCGGTGATTTCCGCCCCAGCACCTCCGCCTGGAGGCGCAGCCGCCGACGCTCCATCGCCCGTGTGACCAGCTCGACGGGGGCGTCGGGGAGGAAGGGCTTCTGGAGGTAGTCGAAGGCGCCCGCCCGCATCGCCTCCACCGCGTCCGGCACCGTGGCGTAGCCCGTCATCATCACCACCTCGGTGTCGGGGTGGCGGGATTTGACGGCGCGCAGCACCTCGAAGC
This is a stretch of genomic DNA from Archangium violaceum. It encodes these proteins:
- a CDS encoding PAS domain S-box protein, which encodes MSIEPQPPERSRLALADLLLARHEELVQRWLARLREGLAPGVPTRAELEDHIGDTLRELSVALRRHTAGGRSPGVRQPGGQRPRDDFDVQALVREYQVLHGCILDLVEETGEHLTLGEVRALGDFITTRIAEGVAESLRQHDAHPPPTRGALSLELTECQQAQAAHAALLSWEKHARQQAEEALALLDTLLTTAPVGLAFLDRNLRYVRINQMLADINGIPLEGTVGRHLREVIPELAAYLEPIYQRVLETGEPEIGVELSGITAGTGGEVRHWLVSHYPVHNAAGELLLLGSSVLDITDRKRAEEAQRVSEERFRLLVEEVEDYAIIMLDPEGRVVSWNAGAERINGYEAREVLGRHVSVFYTPEDVAAGDPDRCIQVAAERGHCRAEGLRVRKDGGRFWADAVITALRDEHGVLRGFSDVTRDISKRKQGEQALRETTQRLQAILETAVNGIITIDERGIIQNLNPATVHIFGYAPEELIGRNISILMPEPYRSEHDDYMTNYLRTGVRKVIGIGREVRGRRKDGSVFPLELAVSETRLPQGRFFTGLVRDISARKRAMEAQALFVEAGTLLSQSLDVATTLKKLASLAVSRLCDYCIVDLLGEDGQLHRLEVATQEQRIHQLILQTMAYAPPVANHGPLIRVLERGKAQAVPLVTPEWLDSVAVNAEHRALLEEIGPKSVVVVPLVARGRKLGVICFAWLRSRATTMAADLEVAKGLSDRAAVAIDNARLYQEAQEAARVREDVVAIVSHDLRNPLNAITLSAATLLKREDVDERTAKAIRRIYAAADRASGMIRDLLDFTQARVGGIPIHRRPLDFHEHVHRVVDEVQGAHPERHIDFHARGDGQGEWDEGRLAQVVTNLVGNALQHSPASTPVRVSTWSEGPGVCLEVHNEGAPIPAELLPTLFEPYRQGPEAGTGRGSLGLGLFITRQIVLGHGGTLDVRSTGDDGTTFTVRLPRHRH
- a CDS encoding sensor histidine kinase gives rise to the protein MKPDTTATGATEVSPWGGWDALACSQFASLWAAPIGIAFLDEDLRYVRINKTLADINGLPAEDHIGRSIPELIPDLPPELVGALRHVLSTGQPLVDTLLEVRTPATHDEEHHYLVNYYPVRDGAGDIIGLGTTVQDVTRWWRTERALQLSESRFRSLVLSTAQVVWTADAEGLVVEDSPSWRAFTGQTLEQWLGIGWFQAVHPEDRPQVRKAWLEAVAQRKPYVVEYRVRRPDGSYTPILARGTPVFNADGSLREWVGTNTDISASQRAREERERLLEDLRQAVRARDEFLTVAAHELRTPLTTLTLRLQSLWRDLQAESGARLARRTLDQLDAMRRQVKRLSELVDGLLDVSHLDEDRLEPRVERVELSTLARGVADRLAGEAARAGCALQVETEGEVPGLWDRRLLEQVLFHLLSNALKYGAGRPVHLRVSWVEGRARMTVRDEGIGIAPEDVPRIFDRYERAVSERHYGGLGLGLYMTRRFVEVQGGTVHVESTPGAGATFTVELPPRSPTEGKRP
- a CDS encoding type II toxin-antitoxin system RelE family toxin; the protein is MRRPESLDKYTVEVSPAAWRQLSHLPLETYQRIREELDATAARLRPATPVPLPQKLVRTVETRSILVDGHVALFEVDPDRRRLTLREIARRIP
- a CDS encoding cupredoxin domain-containing protein codes for the protein MTKSLLGALASLTLIAAAPVDKNGVRTVELTVTAKGFEPANVKVKAGQPVRLVVTRKTDKTCATEIILDDLGINQPLPLDTPVTVEFTPSESGTLRYACAMNHIGGVVTIQ
- a CDS encoding sigma-54-dependent transcriptional regulator, whose amino-acid sequence is METRGRVLVVDDKENILKLFARLLGDTYEVTCAEDGSRALALLEAQEFDVVVSDVRMPGADGFEVLRAVKSRHPDTEVVMMTGYATVPDAVEAMRAGAFDYLQKPFLPDAPVELVTRAMERRRLRLQAEVLGRKSPSPDFSFTGAVGHSAAMQEAHRLIEQAARLDITVLLTGETGTGKELAARAVHLNSARRERPFVPVNCGALPTELVESELFGHGKGAFTGAVQAKAGLFEEANGGTIFLDEVGDLPLNAQVKLLRVLQEREVRRVGETRPVQVDVRVVAATHRDLRAAAAQGRFREDLFYRLNVFPVQLPPLRERKEDIPLLAAHLLDKHCKTMGRPLEGITPEALRALMGYPWPGNVRELENALMRAVAVATGPHVTERDLPPEVRERQEGALPGAAAKQLPYRDALDLARDRFSREYLTALMRDFEGNVTRAAEHAGIERESLHRLLKRYSIRSDDFKPR